From Acanthopagrus latus isolate v.2019 chromosome 22, fAcaLat1.1, whole genome shotgun sequence, the proteins below share one genomic window:
- the LOC119012492 gene encoding hydroperoxide isomerase ALOXE3-like, whose protein sequence is MAVLFWNLHLQYSDFVVTIIVICSFHRMTMAEYKVEVATGDMKEAGTWDKVYVTLFGTAGQSERTELDNCGLDFNRGTTGTYTIKTSLSLGKLLLVKVEKDPFLVRKDDEWYCSKIVVTTPEGEVLLFPCYRWISRGELVELRGGRALKVFEDDHPLLVDHRRNELMQRKSFYQWKILAEGLPHINHFNDASELPAEVRISKKRKSEVLNTEKMTGLELKIKGLLGSAEKWESIDDMKKIFWFKSTTMSEYVAEHWKEDDFYGFQFLNGVNPNVIKRCSELPRNFPVTEEMVKPFLEEGSSLQKEMAKGNIFLYDQKKMDGIPVRPYDGETLRASAGLCLFYVNPENKLMPIAIQLHQQPSEENPIFLPSDTETDWLLAKMFIKNADSMDHQAVHHLMNTHFLTEVYTVATLRCFPVIHPIYKLLFPHFRYTLHVNTNGRDSLFAPEGALSITSLGFNGMMELMRRSHSEVTYSSLCLPDNISARGLESIPNFYYRDDGLKLWNIISSFVGAIVENYYPSDSDVHEDTELQDWISEIFTHGFLGNKASGFPASFHTVKEVTKFITLVIFTSTAQHAAVNNGQFDYYSCPPNVSILLHKPPPTTKGQSSVKTILETLPNVGETVSIIAITRLLSEKYNDVVPFGTYPEERFDEPAPKQMIKEFQAELSFLTEEIAARNSQLEIPYTYLNPNQIENSITI, encoded by the exons atggctgttttattttggaaccTTCACTTGCAATATTCAGATTTTGTTgttactattattgttatttgtaGTTTCCATCGAATGACCATGGCTGAGTACAAGGTGGAAGTGGCAACAGGTGACATGAAAGAAGCAGGAACGTGGGACAAAGTGTACGTCACCTTGTTCGGCACTGCAGGGCAGAGCGAGCGAACCGAGTTGGACAACTGTGGTCTGGACTTCAATAGAGGGACA ACAGGGACCTATACCATTAAAACCAGTTTGTCACTGGGGAAACTTCTGCTGGTCAAGGTGGAGAAGGATCCCTTCCTGGTTCGCAAAGATGACGAGTGGTACTGCTCCAAAATAGTGGTGACGACTCCGGAGGGAGAAGTCCTTCTTTTCCCCTGTTACAGGTGGATCTCCAGGGGCGAGCTtgtggagctgagaggagggagag CCCTGAAGGTTTTTGAGGATGACCATCCCCTGTTGGTTGACCACCGAAGAAATGAGCTGATGCAGAGAAAGAGCTTCTACCA GTGGAAGATTCTGGCTGAAGGTCTACCCCACATCAACCATTTCAACGATGCGTCTGAGCTGCCAGCTGAAGTCCGTatctcaaagaaaagaaagtctgaAGTGCTTAACACAGAAAAGATGAC CGGTCTTGAACTCAAGATCAAGGGGCTGCTTGGATCTGCAGAGAAATGGGAGAGCATCgatgacatgaaaaaaatcttCTGGTTCAAATCGACAACAATGTCAG AGTATGTTGCAGAACACTGGAAGGAAGATGACTTTTATGGATTCCAGTTTCTAAACGGAGTCAACCCAAACGTGATCAAGCGCTGCTCAGAGCTTCCCCGAAACTTCCCAGTCACAGAGGAGATGGTGAAGCCCTTTCTAGAAGAGGGGAGCTCTCTGCAGAAAGAAATGGCG AAGGGAAATATCTTCCTCTATGACCAGAAGAAGATGGACGGAATACCAGTCAGGCCTTATGATGGTGAAACTCTGCGTGCGTCTGCTGGACTCTGTTTGTTCTACGTGAacccagaaaacaaactgatgccAATAGCGATACAG CTGCATCAACAACCATCTGAGGAGAACCCCATCTTTCTGCCCAGTGACACGGAGACGGACTGGCTGCTCGCCAAgatgtttattaaaaatgcagattCCATGGATCATCAAGCAGTCCATCACCTCATGAACACTCACTTCCTGACAGAAGTCTATACTGTCGCCACTCTCCGCTGCTTTCCTGTGATTCATCCCATCTACAAG CTGCTCTTTCCACACTTCCGGTATACTCTCCATGTCAACACTAACGGCCGTGACTCTCTTTTCGCACCTGAGGGAGCTTTGAGTATa ACTTCTCTTGGATTCAACGGGATGATGGAGCTCATGAGAAGGTCTCACTCTGAAGTGACTTacagctccctctgtctgccagACAACATTTCTGCACGAGGACTGGAGTCGATCCCCAACTTCTACTACAGAGACGATGGCCTGAAGCTGTGGAACATTATCAGCAG CTTTGTGGGGGCAATAGTGGAGAACTATTACCCCTCAGACAGTGATGTCCATGAAGACACTGAGCTGCAGGACTGGATCAGTGAGATTTTCACACATGGCTTCTTAGGAAACAAAGCCTCAG GGTTCCCGGCATCCTTTCATACTGTCAAGGAGGTGACCAAGTTCATCACCTTGGTGATATTCACATCAACAGCTCAACATGCTGCAGTCAATAATGGACAG TTTGACTATTACTCCTGCCCGCCCAATGTCTCAATCCTGCTGCACAAACCTCCTCCAACCACTAAGGGGCAGTCAAGTGTGAAGACAATCTTGGAGACCCTCCCAAATGTTGGTGAGACAGTCAGTATAATAGCAATCACCAGGCTGCTTTCAGAAAAGTACAATGATGTG GTTCCCTTTGGTACATACCCTGAAGAGCGATTCGACGAGCCTGCACCTAAGCAGATGATAAAGGAATTTCAAGCAGAGTTGTCCTTCCTGACTGAAGAGATTGCAGCAAGAAACTCACAACTTGAAATACCATACACATATCTGAACCCAAACCAGATTGAGAACAGCATAACTATTTAA
- the epm2a gene encoding laforin: MLFRFGVILTPESSDVEVFVLGSRAEMGHWDPSRAVQMKASQKLPSPHEPCLWVGDVQLAEPVREPLWFKFVKRLGGSFIWEGSGPSHDRCCSYDDRNVVDGVYCHPIGHWIEETGHTDEMKHTTSFYFGVAGQKAMHFSRVLPRVWLGSCPRQVEHVTVKMRHELGITAVMNFQTEWDVVNNSSGCRRNEGEAMTPETMMHLYKDCGLAYVWIPTPDMSTEGRARMLPQAVFLLHGLLENGHTVYVHCNAGVGRSTAAVCGLLMYVLGWNLRKVQYFVTARRPAVYIDEEALVRAQADFLLKFGQLRLSISSPDT, encoded by the exons ATGTTATTCAGATTTGGTGTCATTCTCACTCCGGAGTCTTCGGACGTGGAGGTGTTTGTGCTAGGCTCCCGTGCAGAAATGGGCCACTGGGACCCGAGCCGAGCCGTGCAGATGAAAGCCTCACAGAAGCTACCGTCGCCGCACGAACCGTGTCTGTGGGTCGGCGACGTGCAGCTGGCGGAGCCGGTCAGAGAGCCGCTGTGGTTCAAATTCGTCAAAAGACTCGGAGGCTCTTTCATATGGGAAG GTAGCGGTCCGAGCCATGACAGGTGCTGCTCATACGATGACAGGAACGTGGTGGATGGGGTGTACTGCCACCCAATTGGTCACTGGATAGAGGAAACGGGACACACAGACGAGATGAAACACACCACCAGTTTTTACTTTGGTGTGGCTGGTCAGAAGGCCATGCATTTCTCCAG GGTACTGCCACGTGTCTGGCTGGGCAGCTGCCCTCGACAGGTGGAACATGTGACTGTAAAGATGAGGCATGAATTGGGAATTACTGCAGTGATGAACTTCCAGACGGAGTGGGACGTGGTAAACAACTCCAGTGGCTGCAGGCGCAACGAAGGGGAGGCCATGACCCCAGAGACCATGATGCATTTGTACAAAGACTGCGGCCTGGCGTACGTGTGGATACCGACACCTGACATGAGCactgagg GTCGGGCCAGGATGCTTCCCCAGGCTGTATTCTTACTTCACGGTCTCTTGGAGAACGGTCACACCGTCTACGTTCACTGTAACGCTGGAGTCGGCCGGTCGACGGCAGCCGTGTGCGGCCTGCTCATGTATGTCCTCGGCTGGAACCTGAGGAAGGTGCAGTACTTTGTCACAGCCAGGAGGCCAGCGGTGTACATAGACGAGGAGGCTCTAGTCCGGGCTCAGGCGGACTTCCTCCTGAAGTTTGGACAACTGCGATTGTCCATCTCTTCCCCAGACACATGA